The genomic stretch CCACCCTTCAAAGCAGTTTTCAAATATTGAAAACTCCTATCCCATACAAACTTGCCAAAACTAATATTTGCTAATTCAGAAAAATCTCGATCAACCATCTCAAAAAAGAAATCATCAACCAACTTATCACTAGTATAGCCGTACAAATAGTTAACTAGGATATGAACTATACCCAATTTGACAACATCCTCATCATCAACTAGATCCTTACTAATAAAAGCATTGCGTAATTCAGACTTCGACACCTTACCAACAAAACGgccaaatatttttttcttaaacaaaaCCTTCTTTTTTTGAAAACGACTTAAATCAAAATCACCATCACATCTAAGACCCGTAACTAGAGCAAACTCTTCAATAGAAAACCTACACACTCTACGACCAAGCTTAAACCACATTTCCTCTTCCTCCCTCTCATGAGATACCTCTCTCAATAACACAAGCTGGGCAAGTTGAGTTTGAAAATGAATATCACATACTTCTAAAAAGTGCCCAAATGGGGTCTTCTTAAACAATGATTTCTGACTTTTAGTCAACTTAGATTTCAAGTCAGTAATGACACTCTTGTCATTAAAATGTTGAACCTTACTACCAAACCTCTTGGAGGGGTATATCTTTAAATGAGCCTGcagaaaaaaacaaaacaattaaacaTGCAACCAGtttcaaaaaatataaacatgaaaAATTTATAAGTACTTTACATTTATAAAACGACTTATATGTATTTAACTTTGTATggtttaaatatacatataaaaaaaaacaattcattCACTAAGGTAAACAAGTTCAAAACTCATTAAGCAACATCGTTCACTGTTATCTGTAAAGTAACCAGGTACATATGTAACCAGGTACACATGAAACCAGGtaccaaaaaataataaaacagcttagcaacaaaaaaaaacacagcaataacaataaaacaaacacaaaacagaATTTAAGATTATGCAAATTAACTACAAATCTACAAGAACCCAgatacacaaccataaaaaaaattaaaaaaacagaaTCCACATGTAACCAGGTACACATGTAACCAGgtacaaaaaaaaaacagtttaacaacaaaagaaaacacaacaataactataaaacaaacacaaaacagaATTGAACATTATACAAATTAACTACAAAACTACAAGAAACCAaatacacaaccataaaaaaataaaacaaacagaaTCCACCCAATGTGAAACACAACAACAGAAACATAAACAGATGAacaattttatattataataattaaaaaaataaacacataCCACAACATGTTTAGTCTCATGAGAATCATCTCCAGCATCCTTACTACCAGATGCACACGAATCCTTCGCCTGTTTAACAGTGGAAGGCGATTTACTTGTCTTCCTTGCAACAGAGGAAGGGGATTTACTCTTCTTCCTTGCAACAGACTTCAAATGTGTAATGTTACTCCTTCGAGGAAGAATCTCGCAAATATCATCCCCTACATTCTTCGATTCATCCTCTACTATACCAGAAATTTTCTTCTCCGAACCAGAAACACCACCGCATTCACCACAGTGATCCATCACACAAATTCGAGCAAGAGAAATATCAATGcactacataaaaaaaaaaacaaacaacacaaatgaaaaaagaaaaacagataTACACATATATAGAGCACAAATTACAAATAACTACCCATAAACTTCCCAAATAATAAACTGATCAAAAACTGACAAAAACCCCACTAAAAAACTAACGATAAAATCGTGCACCAAATATAAAAACCGTCATTAACACAGATTAAAAAACAACCACCCACGAcagaaaaatatataatacaaagcAAAATTAACAATCaatttacattaaaaaaaataaaataaaataaaccctGAAACCGGGTACTCACCGATACGAAAACACCACAAAGAGGCACAAATCCACAACGAGAAACTTATAAAAAtcctaagaaaaagaaaaaaaaagaagaaatcaaCACAAAAAACCAAAtgctgaaagaaagaaaaaatttgaaccaaacgATATATAAAAAACGTGATACTGAAGCAAACAGAAAAAGACATACCTGAAACCAGGTACTCACCGAGACGAAACACACGCACAGAAGGCAGAAAATCGACaacaaagaactcaaataaacCCTAACACAAGAACGAAAACTAAGAACACAAATCACCACTGAAGAAAATGtgatacttaataaaatatactaATAAAATTCAGAAAACGTGAAGAAGATAAAAACGTGATAAAGGCTGGGTACTCAAGTACCTGCATGCATACTGGGAATTGatttcctttaaaaaaaaaattcaaaaataaaataaaataaaataataaaaaaaaacacataaaatgactaaaaagccATCACATAAATGCATAATAAACCACTACTGAATTaaaattttcttacaaaaatgtttaccaaaataataaaaataataataaaaataaaaagacaaaaaTTTACTCATAAAAATACccctatagaaaaaaaaaacgtatacaaaaaaatatgggatataaaagcaatattttgataaatatgggaaaacaaaacccataaaaaaggaaaacaacaaaaaaaaccataaaaaatgcacacacaaaaaaaaagccatatatatcaaattttagtgaattttcccatatttcatgtaaattcctcttagtatatatatatataaggaaattaacacatatattgtaaattataaaaaaaattcaaaatatatggTATTTAAATGTATTTATGAATTTACGGTACGTAAGTCCATTATACACGGAGGCCACCCAAACTCAAATCTCCGACCTAGTCATATTTGATTTTTGATAATGAAATAAAATTTACGtttatattatattcatgcttaTATATGGTTAAAATTGCATCAAAACTTTATATATAATCTAGTTaaattattatgaaatttattgttaaaaaagtaaaacaaaaaatacttaaaatattttctttaaacAAATTATTACTAATTTAATAATGTAAACAATTAAACATTATTGTAACATCGTTTACAAAATTATtgttacatataaaaataattttaacctATATTTCTAATAAATATTCAAAGAAATCTCTTACACTAATATATTCTTAATGTAAAATGGATCAATGtagaattaaactta from Humulus lupulus chromosome 5, drHumLupu1.1, whole genome shotgun sequence encodes the following:
- the LOC133834815 gene encoding uncharacterized protein LOC133834815, coding for MDHCGECGGVSGSEKKISGIVEDESKNVGDDICEILPRRSNITHLKSVARKKSKSPSSVARKTSKSPSTVKQAKDSCASGSKDAGDDSHETKHVVAHLKIYPSKRFGSKVQHFNDKSVITDLKSKLTKSQKSLFKKTPFGHFLEVCDIHFQTQLAQLVLLREVSHEREEEEMWFKLGRRVCRFSIEEFALVTGLRCDGDFDLSRFQKKKVLFKKKIFGRFVGKVSKSELRNAFISKDLVDDEDVVKLGIVHILVNYLYGYTSDKLVDDFFFEMVDRDFSELANISFGKFVWDRSFQYLKTALKGGNKIFDGLFVDGKVGLHPYKLLGFPIAFLVWIYESIAELSPEFCQRVGKKFPRLLNWKSTDNAFYANLVGKVFNNQKLTILNVYPSSEERKKLAVKKFKFEPLYLPKVCAEDGDSSPGTQVDSEKLRLICESISSIKACQETIISDIAVMRSEFMGKLSDLSAMIAKFVAKNSEKVANSSDESAGFNEGEKPDDFDNVSSPISDDSKVTCLFLCFIVFLTIFSCNQIVFFFFWLGLWK